The Micromonospora sp. WMMD961 genome has a segment encoding these proteins:
- a CDS encoding VTT domain-containing protein, translating into MIRAVRRLLRQPSAARFALLVLLIGGCGLLLLLVPRPDPEHLPLLADRLGDLAPVAAILGGALLLVALVPRTFITLAAGAIFGPLEGAAYALGAALVAAAIGFTVGRLLGREFVAERVRGRLARLDGWFARQSVFGVVTVRLLPIAGFGLVSYGYGTTGARVLPFLAGSVIASAPTAFGYAAIGAAVSSPGQVNWYAAAPASLGLIASVVLVHQWWRAERRRRTMPV; encoded by the coding sequence ATGATCCGCGCCGTCCGACGGCTGCTCCGGCAGCCGTCGGCCGCCCGGTTCGCCCTGCTCGTGCTGCTGATCGGCGGATGCGGGCTACTGCTGCTCCTGGTGCCCCGGCCGGATCCGGAGCACCTTCCGCTGCTGGCCGACCGGCTGGGCGACCTCGCCCCGGTCGCCGCGATCCTCGGCGGCGCGCTGCTGCTGGTCGCGCTGGTCCCCCGGACCTTCATCACGCTCGCCGCCGGCGCGATCTTCGGCCCGCTGGAAGGCGCCGCGTACGCCCTGGGCGCCGCGTTGGTGGCCGCGGCGATCGGGTTCACGGTCGGCCGGCTGCTCGGCCGGGAGTTCGTAGCCGAACGGGTCCGTGGTCGCCTGGCCCGCCTCGACGGATGGTTCGCCCGGCAGAGCGTGTTCGGTGTGGTCACCGTCCGCCTGCTGCCGATCGCCGGCTTCGGTCTGGTCAGCTACGGCTACGGCACGACCGGTGCCCGCGTGCTGCCGTTCCTGGCCGGCAGCGTCATCGCCTCCGCGCCGACCGCGTTCGGCTACGCGGCGATCGGCGCCGCAGTCAGTTCCCCCGGCCAGGTCAACTGGTACGCCGCCGCCCCGGCCAGCCTCGGCCTGATCGCCAGCGTGGTGCTCGTCCACCAGTGGTGGCGCGCCGAGCGCCGCCGCCGCACCATGCCCGTCTGA
- a CDS encoding MurT ligase domain-containing protein, giving the protein MPLRAKVASSVSRTAAALSRAAGRGDGSVIGGWIGLKIDPDLLAHLSAGRAIALVSGTNGKTTTTRLTSAAVGVLGRVATNSFGANMPSGHTSALAKAGSTPYAVLEVDEHYLAQVLEATEPHVVALLNLSRDQLDRAKEVAMMAQLWRAALVRHTDVRVVANADDPMVVWAATPPGDPARGIHPPHVTWFSAGQRWHDDSWVCPECGSTIERSGEQWWCTGCALRRPEPQWVVEDEGVLDPTGAWHKVSLQLPGKVNVGNAATALAVAAEFGVRPVDAVSRLGIVTSVAGRYAQVDKDGRNIRLLLAKNPASWLEAFDMADNAPTLLSINARDPDGLDTSWLFDVDFAPLRGRQVLITGDRAYDLAVRLDVNDVPFQHVRTFDDAIRSVPPGRLEVIANYTAFQDIRAELDRVI; this is encoded by the coding sequence ATGCCCCTACGGGCCAAGGTGGCCAGCTCCGTGTCACGGACCGCCGCGGCGCTCTCCCGGGCGGCCGGCCGTGGCGACGGTTCGGTGATCGGTGGCTGGATCGGCCTGAAGATCGACCCGGACCTGCTGGCCCACCTGTCGGCCGGGCGTGCGATCGCGCTCGTCTCCGGCACCAACGGCAAGACCACCACCACCCGGTTGACCTCCGCCGCGGTCGGCGTGCTCGGCCGGGTCGCCACCAACTCGTTCGGCGCCAACATGCCCAGCGGGCACACGTCGGCACTGGCCAAGGCCGGCAGCACCCCGTACGCGGTGCTGGAGGTCGACGAGCACTACCTCGCCCAGGTGCTGGAGGCGACCGAGCCGCACGTGGTGGCGCTGCTCAACCTCTCCCGCGACCAACTGGACCGCGCCAAGGAGGTCGCCATGATGGCGCAGCTCTGGCGCGCGGCCCTGGTCCGGCACACCGATGTCCGGGTGGTGGCCAACGCCGACGACCCGATGGTGGTCTGGGCCGCCACGCCGCCGGGGGACCCCGCCCGCGGCATCCACCCGCCGCACGTGACCTGGTTCAGTGCCGGTCAGCGCTGGCACGACGACTCCTGGGTCTGCCCGGAGTGCGGCTCCACCATCGAGCGCTCCGGCGAGCAGTGGTGGTGCACGGGCTGTGCGCTGCGCCGGCCGGAGCCGCAGTGGGTCGTCGAGGACGAGGGTGTGCTCGACCCCACCGGCGCCTGGCACAAGGTCTCGCTCCAACTGCCCGGCAAGGTCAATGTCGGCAACGCGGCGACCGCGCTGGCCGTGGCCGCCGAGTTCGGTGTCCGTCCGGTCGACGCGGTGTCCCGCCTCGGCATCGTCACCTCGGTCGCCGGTCGTTACGCGCAGGTCGACAAGGACGGGCGCAACATCCGGCTGCTGCTGGCCAAGAACCCGGCCAGCTGGCTGGAGGCGTTCGACATGGCCGACAACGCGCCGACCCTGCTCTCCATCAACGCGCGCGACCCCGACGGCCTCGACACGTCCTGGCTCTTCGACGTCGACTTCGCCCCGCTCCGCGGCCGGCAGGTGTTGATCACCGGCGACCGGGCATACGACCTGGCGGTTCGGTTGGACGTCAACGACGTGCCCTTCCAGCACGTCCGCACGTTCGACGACGCCATCCGGTCGGTCCCGCCCGGGCGGCTGGAGGTCATCGCGAACTACACCGCGTTCCAGGACATCCGAGCGGAGTTGGACCGTGTCATCTGA
- the leuS gene encoding leucine--tRNA ligase produces MSEAAAPAGDIPPFRYTAALAGEIEIRWQDTWSREGTFHAPNPTGPLADPTHPRAGAEKLYVLDMFPYPSGAGLHVGHPLGYIGTDCYARYQRMAGRNVLHAMGFDAFGLPAEQYAVQTGTHPRTTTVANIERYKAQLRRLGLAHDERRSVATIDTDFYRWTQWIFLQIFNSWYDRDAGRARPIAELIAEFEGGNRPTPDGRAWAELSVAERRGVVDDHRLAYVSQAPVNWCPGLGTVLANEEVTADGRSERGNFPVFKRNLKQWMMRITAYGDRLLDDLDSLDWPEPIKLMQRNWIGRSQGAHIDFPTSAAPVQVFTTRPDTVFGATYMVLAPEHELVDALVPDAWPDGTRDAWTGGHTSPRAAVEAYRKAAAAKTDVERQADSKEKTGVFIGAYATNPVTGGQIPIFAADYVLAGYGTGAIMAVPAQDERDWAFAEVFELPIVRTVQPAEGFDGKAYTGDGPAINSAAPERGLDLNGLGVADAKAAIIAWLEANGHGTGAVTYRLRDWLFSRQRYWGEPFPIVYDETGAAIALPEEMLPVELPEVDDFSPKTFAADDADSNPETPLSRRRDWVEVELDLGDGPKRYTRETNVMPQWAGSCWYELRYLDPTNSDRFVDAENERYWMGPRADGDCGGTDLYVGGAEHAVLHLLYARFWHKVLFDLGHVSSFEPFRKLFNQGMIQAYAYTDSRGSYVQAEDVVERDGAYYLEDLVVNREYGKMGKSLKNVVTPDDMCAAYGADTFRVYEMSMGPLEVSRPWETRAVVGSYRFLQRVWRAVVDEQTGALRVTEDPADEATRRLLHTVIDGVRGDMDGIRFNTAIAKLIQLTNGLTGLSATPREVAEPLVLMVAPFAPHLAEELWRKLGHDTSLTYADFPTADEALLVADTVTYPVQVNGKVRGRIEVPADAAEETVRAAALDAVAATLAGKEPRKVIVVKGRMVSVVA; encoded by the coding sequence ATGAGTGAGGCAGCCGCACCGGCGGGCGACATCCCCCCGTTCCGGTACACCGCGGCCCTGGCCGGCGAGATCGAGATTCGTTGGCAGGACACCTGGTCGCGCGAGGGCACCTTCCACGCACCGAACCCGACCGGCCCGCTGGCCGACCCGACCCACCCCCGCGCCGGCGCGGAGAAGCTGTACGTGCTGGACATGTTCCCGTACCCCTCCGGAGCGGGCCTGCACGTCGGTCACCCGCTGGGCTACATCGGCACCGACTGTTACGCCCGCTACCAGCGGATGGCCGGCCGTAACGTGCTGCACGCGATGGGCTTCGACGCGTTCGGCCTGCCCGCCGAGCAGTACGCGGTGCAGACCGGCACCCACCCGCGTACCACGACGGTGGCGAACATCGAGCGGTACAAGGCGCAGCTGCGCCGGCTGGGCCTGGCGCACGACGAGCGCCGCTCGGTGGCGACCATCGACACCGACTTCTACCGCTGGACCCAGTGGATCTTCCTGCAGATCTTCAACTCCTGGTACGACCGTGACGCCGGCCGGGCCCGCCCGATCGCCGAGCTGATCGCCGAGTTCGAGGGCGGCAACCGACCCACCCCGGACGGCCGGGCCTGGGCCGAGCTGAGCGTCGCCGAGCGCCGCGGAGTCGTCGACGACCACCGCCTGGCGTACGTCTCGCAGGCCCCGGTGAACTGGTGCCCGGGGCTGGGCACCGTGCTGGCCAACGAGGAGGTCACCGCCGACGGTCGGTCCGAGCGGGGCAACTTCCCGGTCTTCAAGCGCAACCTGAAGCAGTGGATGATGCGGATCACCGCGTACGGCGACCGGCTGCTGGACGACCTGGACAGCCTGGACTGGCCCGAGCCGATCAAGCTGATGCAGCGCAACTGGATCGGCCGCTCCCAGGGCGCGCACATCGACTTCCCGACCAGCGCGGCGCCGGTGCAGGTGTTCACGACCCGTCCGGACACCGTCTTCGGCGCGACCTACATGGTGCTGGCGCCCGAGCACGAGCTGGTCGACGCGCTGGTGCCGGACGCCTGGCCGGACGGGACGAGGGACGCCTGGACCGGCGGGCACACCAGCCCCCGGGCGGCCGTCGAGGCGTACCGCAAGGCGGCGGCGGCCAAGACCGACGTCGAGCGGCAGGCCGACAGCAAGGAGAAGACCGGCGTCTTCATCGGCGCGTACGCCACCAACCCGGTTACCGGCGGGCAGATCCCGATCTTCGCCGCCGACTACGTGCTGGCCGGTTACGGCACCGGCGCGATCATGGCGGTGCCGGCCCAGGACGAGCGGGACTGGGCGTTCGCCGAGGTCTTCGAGCTGCCCATCGTGCGTACCGTGCAGCCCGCGGAGGGCTTCGACGGCAAGGCGTACACCGGGGACGGTCCGGCGATCAACAGCGCCGCGCCCGAGCGCGGCCTGGACCTGAACGGCCTGGGGGTCGCCGACGCCAAGGCGGCGATCATCGCCTGGCTGGAGGCGAACGGGCACGGCACCGGCGCGGTCACCTACCGGCTGCGCGACTGGCTGTTCTCCCGGCAGCGCTACTGGGGCGAGCCGTTCCCCATCGTCTACGACGAGACCGGCGCCGCCATCGCCCTGCCGGAGGAGATGCTGCCGGTCGAGCTGCCGGAGGTGGACGACTTCTCGCCGAAGACGTTCGCCGCCGACGACGCCGACAGCAACCCGGAGACCCCGTTGTCGCGGCGGCGTGACTGGGTCGAGGTCGAGCTGGATCTGGGTGACGGGCCGAAGCGCTACACCCGCGAGACCAACGTGATGCCGCAGTGGGCCGGCTCCTGCTGGTACGAGCTGCGCTACCTGGACCCGACCAACAGCGATCGGTTCGTCGACGCCGAGAACGAGCGCTACTGGATGGGCCCGCGCGCCGACGGTGACTGCGGCGGCACCGACCTGTACGTCGGCGGCGCCGAGCACGCCGTGCTGCACCTGCTGTACGCGCGCTTCTGGCACAAGGTGCTGTTCGACCTGGGTCACGTGTCGTCGTTCGAGCCGTTCCGCAAGCTGTTCAACCAGGGCATGATCCAGGCGTACGCGTACACCGACTCGCGCGGCAGCTACGTGCAGGCCGAGGACGTGGTCGAGCGCGACGGCGCGTACTACCTGGAAGACCTGGTGGTCAACCGCGAGTACGGCAAGATGGGCAAGTCGCTGAAGAACGTGGTGACCCCCGACGACATGTGCGCCGCGTACGGCGCGGACACCTTCCGGGTGTACGAGATGTCGATGGGGCCGCTGGAGGTGTCCCGACCCTGGGAGACCCGGGCGGTGGTCGGGTCGTACCGGTTCCTGCAGCGGGTGTGGCGGGCCGTGGTCGACGAGCAGACCGGCGCGCTGCGGGTCACCGAGGACCCGGCCGACGAGGCGACCCGTCGGCTGCTGCACACGGTGATCGACGGTGTCCGTGGCGACATGGACGGCATCCGGTTCAACACCGCGATCGCCAAGCTGATCCAGCTGACCAACGGGCTGACCGGCCTGTCGGCGACGCCCCGCGAGGTGGCCGAGCCGCTGGTGCTGATGGTGGCGCCGTTCGCTCCGCACCTGGCCGAGGAACTGTGGCGCAAGCTGGGCCACGACACCTCGCTGACGTATGCGGACTTCCCGACCGCCGATGAGGCGCTGCTGGTGGCCGACACGGTGACCTATCCGGTGCAGGTCAACGGCAAGGTCCGGGGCCGCATCGAGGTCCCCGCCGACGCCGCCGAGGAGACCGTCCGCGCGGCGGCCCTGGACGCGGTGGCCGCGACCCTGGCCGGCAAGGAGCCCCGCAAGGTCATCGTGGTCAAGGGCCGGATGGTCTCGGTAGTCGCCTAA
- a CDS encoding penicillin-binding transpeptidase domain-containing protein, with translation MPPRSDEPRRDPKGARRGSSRDASPADNESRTGEPGIGGISGARAYTPRGRTVRDERGTSARAGGAEQRRTPRSTRSGDPFRPALQVLDGGRAAARSGRRDAPAAGRGGVVRTVSPRTPRAPGVDEPAPRRRSTPRAPRRPDRPVARRPSRKPPRPPKLADSRLRLRLGTVLALTLFASIGIRLVFLQAVDAPAYAGGGISDRLRTVELPAPRGAIYDSTGAPLARSVEARYVFADPTEVKDPSATAKALSPLLGIPTSKLVELMKPRRLENGKSSTFAYLARGVEIPTAKRVQALELPGIGVHRDESRDVPGGDLAANLIGFTSQDMAGLEGLEARYDDVLAGQDGKRVYEAGLGDLAAPIPGGYSRTTPAKPGSSLTLTIDRDLQFRTQQILSAGMAQARGGTGAAVIIEIPSGAVLAQASNPTYDAAKPMPSDPVAREDAATSFVVDPGSVHKAITYGAALQEGVITPDTVLPIANSIKMGDTWFSDTHPADGKRMSVPGMLAYSSNVGTITIAEKLGRDRLIDYQKRFGLGKPTGEGMPGEASGRLLPADEWSGSSRGSVPIGHSVDATPLQMAAAYAAIANNGTYVQPHLVKEVIGPDGKRTPAPAPATRSVLSPQNAAALRTMLEAVTTVDHATGLTAAVPGYRVAGKTGTGWRLVNGKKQPGEVSSFIGMAPADNPRYVIAVFVYAPNGGGAAIANPAFRDMMQFTLRHYRVPPSTGGSAPKFTVYPR, from the coding sequence GTGCCACCGAGATCGGACGAGCCGCGCCGGGACCCGAAGGGGGCCCGGCGCGGTTCTTCGCGTGATGCCAGCCCCGCCGACAACGAGTCGCGCACCGGCGAGCCCGGCATCGGGGGCATCTCCGGTGCCCGCGCGTACACCCCGAGGGGTCGGACCGTCCGCGACGAGCGCGGCACGTCGGCGCGCGCCGGGGGCGCCGAGCAGCGACGTACGCCGCGCAGCACCCGTTCCGGCGACCCGTTCCGGCCGGCGTTGCAGGTGCTCGACGGCGGCCGGGCCGCCGCCCGTTCCGGCCGGCGCGACGCCCCGGCCGCCGGGCGCGGCGGCGTCGTGCGCACCGTCTCCCCGCGCACCCCTCGTGCTCCGGGTGTGGACGAGCCCGCGCCGCGCCGCCGGAGCACGCCGCGCGCGCCGCGCCGCCCCGACCGGCCGGTGGCGCGCCGTCCGTCCCGCAAGCCTCCGCGCCCGCCGAAGCTGGCCGACTCGCGGCTGCGTCTGCGGTTGGGCACCGTCCTCGCCCTGACGCTGTTCGCCAGCATCGGCATCCGGTTGGTCTTCCTCCAGGCGGTCGACGCTCCGGCGTATGCCGGGGGCGGCATCTCCGACCGCCTCCGCACGGTCGAGCTGCCGGCGCCGCGGGGCGCGATCTACGACAGCACCGGCGCGCCGCTGGCCCGCAGTGTCGAGGCGCGCTACGTCTTCGCCGACCCGACCGAGGTGAAGGATCCGTCCGCCACCGCGAAGGCACTCTCCCCGCTGCTCGGCATCCCGACGTCGAAGCTGGTCGAGCTGATGAAGCCCCGCAGGCTGGAGAACGGCAAGTCGTCCACGTTCGCCTACCTGGCCCGAGGGGTGGAGATCCCGACGGCCAAACGGGTGCAGGCGCTGGAGCTTCCCGGCATCGGGGTGCACCGCGACGAGAGTCGTGACGTGCCCGGCGGCGACCTGGCGGCCAATCTGATCGGCTTCACCAGTCAGGACATGGCCGGCCTGGAAGGGTTGGAGGCCCGCTACGACGACGTGCTCGCCGGGCAGGACGGCAAGCGGGTGTACGAGGCCGGCCTCGGCGACCTGGCCGCACCGATCCCGGGCGGCTACAGCCGGACCACGCCGGCCAAGCCGGGCAGCTCGCTGACCCTCACCATCGACCGTGACCTTCAGTTCCGCACCCAGCAGATCCTCAGCGCGGGCATGGCCCAGGCGCGGGGCGGCACCGGCGCTGCCGTGATCATCGAGATCCCCTCAGGCGCGGTGCTGGCCCAGGCCAGCAACCCCACCTACGACGCGGCGAAGCCGATGCCCAGCGACCCGGTCGCCCGTGAGGACGCGGCGACCAGCTTCGTGGTCGACCCCGGCTCGGTGCACAAGGCCATCACCTACGGCGCGGCCCTGCAGGAGGGGGTGATCACGCCGGACACCGTGCTCCCCATCGCCAACAGCATCAAGATGGGCGACACCTGGTTCTCCGACACGCACCCGGCCGACGGCAAGCGGATGAGCGTGCCGGGGATGCTCGCCTACTCGTCGAACGTCGGCACCATCACGATCGCCGAGAAGCTCGGCCGGGACCGGTTGATCGACTACCAGAAGCGGTTCGGGCTGGGCAAGCCGACCGGCGAGGGGATGCCCGGCGAGGCCAGCGGGCGACTGCTGCCGGCCGACGAGTGGAGCGGGTCGTCGCGTGGGTCGGTGCCGATCGGGCACAGCGTCGACGCCACCCCGTTGCAGATGGCCGCCGCGTACGCCGCCATCGCGAACAACGGCACCTACGTGCAGCCGCATCTGGTCAAGGAGGTGATCGGCCCGGACGGCAAGCGCACCCCCGCGCCGGCCCCGGCGACCCGGTCGGTGCTCAGTCCGCAGAACGCGGCGGCCCTGCGCACCATGCTGGAGGCGGTCACCACTGTCGACCACGCCACCGGCCTGACCGCCGCGGTCCCCGGCTACCGGGTGGCCGGCAAGACCGGCACCGGGTGGCGGCTGGTGAACGGCAAGAAGCAGCCCGGTGAGGTGTCCTCGTTCATCGGCATGGCTCCCGCCGACAACCCCCGCTACGTGATCGCCGTCTTCGTCTACGCGCCCAACGGCGGGGGCGCGGCGATCGCCAATCCGGCGTTCCGCGACATGATGCAGTTCACTCTGCGTCACTATCGCGTGCCGCCGTCCACGGGCGGTTCCGCACCCAAGTTCACTGTCTATCCGCGCTGA
- a CDS encoding glutamine amidotransferase, whose amino-acid sequence MSSESLRIVWIYPDLLSTYGDRGNALILARRARQRGMPVEVLEVRSDQKLPATADIYLVGGGEDGPQALGAQRLLADGGLHRAVAQGSVVFGVCAGYQLLGTSFFAKGVQCRGLELLDLRSDRGESRAVGELAGEIDPRLGLPPLTGFENHGGRTHLGPEVSPLARISAGVGNDGTTEGAWRGKLLGTYSHGPALARNPALADLLLRWATGAHQLPPLDDTWSDRLRNERRSAVAAARA is encoded by the coding sequence GTGTCATCTGAGAGCCTACGAATCGTCTGGATCTACCCCGACCTGCTGTCCACCTACGGCGACCGGGGCAACGCCCTGATCCTCGCCCGCCGGGCCCGCCAACGGGGGATGCCGGTCGAGGTGCTGGAGGTCCGCTCCGACCAGAAACTGCCCGCGACGGCCGACATCTACCTGGTCGGCGGCGGCGAGGACGGCCCACAGGCGCTGGGCGCACAGCGGCTGCTCGCCGACGGCGGGCTGCACCGGGCGGTGGCCCAGGGGTCGGTGGTGTTCGGCGTCTGCGCCGGCTACCAACTGCTCGGCACGTCCTTCTTCGCCAAGGGTGTGCAGTGCCGTGGCCTGGAGCTGCTCGACCTGCGGTCCGACCGGGGCGAGAGCCGGGCCGTCGGCGAGCTGGCCGGTGAGATCGACCCCCGGCTGGGTCTGCCCCCGCTGACCGGTTTCGAGAACCACGGTGGCCGCACCCACCTCGGCCCCGAGGTCTCCCCGCTGGCCCGGATCAGCGCCGGGGTCGGCAACGACGGCACCACCGAGGGCGCGTGGCGCGGCAAGTTGCTCGGTACCTACTCGCACGGCCCGGCGCTGGCCCGCAACCCGGCCCTGGCCGACCTGCTGCTGCGCTGGGCGACCGGGGCGCACCAGCTCCCGCCGCTCGACGACACCTGGTCGGACCGGCTCCGCAACGAGCGCCGCTCCGCAGTGGCCGCCGCCCGGGCATGA
- the mraZ gene encoding division/cell wall cluster transcriptional repressor MraZ, translated as MFLGTHTPRLDEKGRLILPAKFRDELAGGVVVTKGQERCLYVFPTPEFQRIAEQLRAQPMTHKAARAYSRVFFASAHDEVPDKQGRVTIPAHLRAYAALDRELVVIGASTRVEIWDKVAWETYLAESEDDFADIEEGVLPGGL; from the coding sequence GTGTTTCTCGGCACCCACACTCCACGCCTGGACGAAAAGGGCCGGCTGATCCTTCCGGCCAAGTTTCGAGATGAGCTGGCGGGGGGTGTTGTGGTCACCAAAGGGCAGGAGCGCTGCCTCTACGTCTTCCCCACCCCTGAGTTCCAGCGCATCGCGGAGCAGTTGCGCGCGCAGCCGATGACACACAAGGCGGCCCGGGCCTACAGCCGGGTCTTCTTCGCCAGCGCGCACGACGAGGTTCCGGACAAGCAGGGTCGGGTGACCATCCCCGCTCACCTCCGGGCATATGCCGCACTGGACCGTGAGTTGGTGGTGATCGGCGCGAGCACGCGGGTGGAGATCTGGGACAAGGTCGCCTGGGAGACCTACCTCGCCGAGAGCGAAGACGACTTCGCCGACATCGAGGAGGGGGTGCTGCCAGGCGGTCTGTAG
- a CDS encoding DUF58 domain-containing protein: protein MRAGLRGLTTRGRSFLAAALAAAISAGILGEKDLLRVAVLLAILPLLAAAYVGRSRYKLACNRSLDPHRVPVGANSRVVLRLQNLSRLPTGTLLLEDRLPYALGSRPRVVLERLGAHQATSVAYTVRADVRGRYDVGPLVVRMTDPFGLCELTRSFPSTDHLTVIPQVTSLPSVRLPGEYAGSGDSRARSVAVHGEDDAATREYRRGDDLRRVHWKSTARTGELMVRREEQPWESRATVVLDTRAYGHRGEGPTASFEWSVSAAASIAVHLRQAGYKLRLVTGSGADVDASEAGGDGALLDHLAEVRLDQRAEVTDLVQRVRQRADGGLIIGLFGTVSVAEAELLAGLRGNGATCVGFLLNSSTWLSLPEKARAEAEHAHGTAVLAMVRSGWRVVGVDHGSRLPALWPQAGRGSQGFALRAALAETVAGGVR, encoded by the coding sequence GTGCGTGCCGGGCTGCGCGGGCTGACCACCCGCGGGCGCTCCTTCCTCGCCGCCGCGCTCGCGGCGGCGATCTCGGCAGGCATCCTCGGCGAGAAGGACCTGCTGCGGGTTGCGGTGCTGTTGGCCATCCTGCCGTTGCTGGCGGCGGCCTACGTCGGACGCAGCCGATACAAGCTGGCCTGCAACCGTTCACTGGACCCGCACCGGGTTCCGGTCGGCGCCAACTCGCGGGTCGTGCTGCGCCTGCAGAACCTCTCCCGACTGCCGACCGGCACCCTCCTCCTCGAGGACCGGCTGCCCTACGCGCTGGGCAGCCGGCCCCGGGTGGTGTTGGAGCGCCTCGGCGCGCACCAGGCCACCTCCGTGGCGTACACCGTGCGGGCCGACGTGCGGGGTCGCTACGACGTGGGCCCACTGGTGGTCCGGATGACCGACCCGTTCGGCCTGTGTGAACTCACCCGGTCCTTCCCGAGCACCGACCACCTGACGGTCATCCCGCAGGTCACCTCACTGCCGTCGGTGCGGCTCCCCGGGGAGTACGCGGGCAGCGGCGACAGCCGGGCCCGGTCCGTGGCGGTGCACGGCGAGGACGACGCGGCGACCCGGGAGTACCGGCGCGGCGACGACCTGCGTCGGGTGCACTGGAAGTCCACCGCTCGCACCGGTGAGCTGATGGTGCGCCGTGAGGAGCAGCCGTGGGAGAGCCGGGCCACGGTCGTCCTGGACACCCGTGCGTACGGCCACCGCGGTGAGGGGCCGACGGCCAGTTTCGAGTGGTCGGTCTCCGCCGCCGCGAGCATCGCCGTGCACCTGCGCCAGGCCGGTTACAAGTTGCGTCTGGTCACCGGCTCCGGGGCGGACGTGGACGCCTCGGAGGCCGGCGGTGACGGGGCGCTGCTCGACCACCTCGCGGAGGTCCGGCTGGATCAACGCGCCGAGGTGACCGACCTCGTGCAACGGGTCCGCCAACGCGCCGACGGCGGTCTGATCATCGGGTTGTTCGGCACGGTGAGCGTGGCCGAGGCCGAGCTGCTGGCCGGGCTGCGCGGCAACGGCGCCACCTGTGTCGGGTTCCTGCTCAACAGCTCGACCTGGCTCAGCCTGCCGGAGAAGGCCCGCGCCGAGGCGGAGCACGCGCACGGCACCGCCGTCCTCGCCATGGTGCGGAGCGGCTGGCGGGTGGTCGGAGTCGACCACGGCAGCCGACTGCCCGCGCTGTGGCCGCAGGCCGGTCGGGGCTCCCAGGGCTTCGCCCTGCGCGCCGCACTGGCCGAGACGGTGGCCGGCGGCGTGCGATGA
- a CDS encoding MoxR family ATPase, with translation MTQQTWDEVGGLLPHDEFRAASEAIVANIEQVIEGKTATVRLALAVLLAEGHLLIEDVPGVGKTKLAKALARSIDCTVRRIQFTPDLLPSDVTGVSVYNQETHDFEFRPGAVFANLVVGDEINRASPKTQSALLECMEERQVTVDGVTYQLQTPFMVIATQNPIEMEGTYPLPEAQRDRFTARIAMGYPDVNAELAMLDGHGATDPLHELRPVSDANIVRQLISTVRQVHVADAVKQYAIDLVTATREAPDLRLGASPRATLQLLRTARAVAALEGRDYVLPDDLQALAVPVLAHRIIPTADAQLARRTTDAIVSELVHRLPLPHDRQRNPYDTRPATGNGRAPYEPRRP, from the coding sequence GTGACACAACAGACCTGGGACGAGGTGGGCGGCCTACTGCCGCACGACGAGTTCCGCGCCGCCAGCGAGGCCATCGTGGCCAACATCGAGCAGGTCATCGAGGGTAAGACCGCCACCGTGCGGCTCGCCCTGGCCGTCCTGCTCGCCGAGGGTCACCTCCTGATCGAAGACGTCCCGGGTGTCGGCAAGACCAAGCTGGCCAAGGCCCTCGCGCGGTCCATCGACTGCACCGTGCGGCGGATCCAGTTCACCCCCGACCTGCTGCCCAGCGACGTCACCGGCGTCAGCGTCTACAACCAGGAGACGCACGACTTCGAGTTCCGCCCGGGTGCGGTGTTCGCCAACCTGGTGGTCGGTGACGAGATCAACCGCGCCTCGCCGAAGACCCAGTCGGCGTTGCTGGAGTGCATGGAGGAGCGGCAGGTCACGGTCGACGGCGTGACCTACCAGCTGCAGACCCCGTTCATGGTGATCGCCACCCAGAACCCGATCGAGATGGAGGGGACGTACCCCCTCCCCGAGGCGCAGCGCGACCGCTTCACCGCCCGGATCGCGATGGGTTACCCGGATGTCAACGCCGAACTGGCCATGCTCGACGGGCACGGTGCCACCGACCCGCTGCACGAGCTGCGCCCGGTGTCCGACGCGAACATCGTCCGGCAGCTCATCTCCACCGTCCGACAGGTGCACGTCGCGGACGCGGTCAAGCAGTACGCGATCGACCTGGTCACCGCCACCCGCGAGGCCCCCGACCTGCGGCTCGGCGCCTCCCCCCGGGCGACCCTGCAACTGCTGCGCACCGCCCGGGCGGTCGCCGCCCTGGAGGGCCGCGACTACGTACTCCCCGACGACCTGCAGGCCCTGGCGGTGCCCGTGCTCGCGCACCGGATCATCCCGACCGCCGACGCGCAGCTTGCCCGGCGCACCACCGACGCGATCGTCTCCGAGCTGGTGCACCGCCTTCCGCTGCCGCACGACCGGCAGCGCAACCCGTACGACACCCGGCCCGCCACCGGCAACGGCCGCGCACCCTACGAGCCGCGGAGGCCGTGA